One segment of Thermosynechococcus sp. HN-54 DNA contains the following:
- a CDS encoding chemotaxis protein CheW has translation MLKSRRRRQSQPIVLEQFLTFIVRQEQFAVPMAQAYRVIPLPPVHGDPQQRGVGLVSYENREIVVIDIGRCLFDDPLSASETQKLKFLLILQPRLQEEWLGLPLTDPPVIERIPREAIHPIPSNYLHWGSIHNVSSLMVSSQDDQELPPIFIVDIEKVLHTLEKR, from the coding sequence ATGCTTAAAAGCCGTCGTCGTCGCCAAAGCCAACCGATTGTTTTAGAGCAATTCCTCACCTTCATCGTGCGTCAAGAGCAGTTTGCCGTGCCCATGGCACAGGCCTATCGCGTCATTCCTTTGCCCCCTGTTCATGGCGATCCACAGCAGCGGGGGGTTGGCCTTGTCAGCTATGAGAATCGGGAAATTGTAGTCATTGATATTGGCCGCTGTCTTTTTGATGATCCCCTCTCAGCCTCAGAAACGCAAAAGCTCAAATTTTTGCTCATTCTCCAGCCCCGTTTGCAAGAAGAGTGGCTCGGACTCCCCCTCACAGACCCCCCCGTCATTGAGCGCATCCCGCGGGAGGCGATTCATCCCATTCCCAGCAACTATCTCCACTGGGGGAGCATTCACAACGTCAGTTCCCTCATGGTCAGTAGTCAAGACGATCAGGAGTTACCGCCCATCTTTATCGTAGATATTGAAAAAGTACTACACACCCTAGAAAAGCGATAA
- the pseI gene encoding pseudaminic acid synthase — MNTSISIGSKIIGQSYRPLIIAEMSGNHHGNIDRAFAIIDAAAKSGADAIKLQTFTPDTLTIDSKRREFLIDDPESPWFGQYLWDLYSEAYMPWEWQEELFKFARNKGLACISTAFDISSLEFLLSIGVDAIKIASFELIHIPLLSEASYCGKPLLLSVGMATLDEIQKAVETIRKRGCENFILLKCTSAYPSTEKDANILTIPDLRSRYNCYVGLSDHTLSPYAAFAAVAHGAVIVEKHFTLSRSERGVDSSFSIEPTELHQLRLGTEMVWKSLGKVCYEPLSSEKASLKERPSIYVVKSIKSGETFTNENIRIIRPSGGLLPEFYDQVLGRKSRVTLEAGTPLSWDKID, encoded by the coding sequence ATGAATACATCTATTTCAATCGGTTCTAAAATCATTGGACAAAGTTATCGTCCCTTAATTATTGCCGAAATGTCTGGTAATCATCATGGTAATATAGATAGAGCATTTGCTATTATCGATGCTGCGGCTAAAAGTGGTGCAGATGCTATAAAGTTACAAACTTTCACACCTGACACTTTAACTATAGATAGTAAACGTCGTGAGTTTCTTATAGATGATCCTGAGAGTCCATGGTTTGGTCAGTATCTCTGGGATTTATACTCTGAAGCTTACATGCCTTGGGAATGGCAGGAAGAGTTATTTAAATTTGCCCGCAATAAAGGTCTCGCTTGTATTAGTACTGCATTCGATATTTCTTCATTAGAATTTCTCCTATCTATTGGAGTTGATGCGATAAAAATAGCATCATTTGAGCTTATTCACATCCCTCTACTCTCAGAAGCATCTTATTGCGGTAAGCCATTGCTCCTTTCTGTTGGTATGGCAACATTAGATGAAATACAAAAAGCTGTAGAGACAATCAGAAAAAGAGGCTGTGAAAACTTTATTCTACTAAAATGCACTAGCGCCTATCCTTCAACTGAAAAAGATGCTAACATCCTAACAATACCAGACTTAAGAAGTCGCTATAACTGTTATGTAGGATTATCTGACCACACTTTGAGTCCTTATGCTGCATTTGCTGCTGTTGCCCATGGGGCAGTGATCGTTGAAAAGCACTTTACTTTATCCCGCTCTGAAAGAGGAGTGGACTCAAGTTTTTCAATTGAGCCCACCGAACTACACCAGCTTCGACTAGGTACAGAGATGGTTTGGAAAAGTTTAGGGAAAGTCTGTTATGAGCCGTTATCATCAGAAAAAGCTTCATTGAAGGAGCGTCCCTCGATCTATGTTGTAAAATCTATTAAAAGCGGAGAAACATTTACGAATGAGAATATCCGTATTATACGACCTTCAGGAGGATTACTACCTGAGTTCTATGACCAAGTACTCGGAAGAAAGTCTAGGGTTACGCTGGAAGCAGGAACTCCTCTATCTTGGGATAAAATTGATTAA
- a CDS encoding histone deacetylase, with the protein MFSPVFIYSDRFLEHRCCQFHFERPERLVAIHQHLQAAFPAAEWREPTPVGEGLTPWLEKVHSRVYLEQLTRIAAEGGGWLDPDTYLNEVSDRVARLAVQAWLDGVDLAVQRQQPIFILSRPPGHHALRERGMGFCLLANGAIAGHYALSLPRITRVAILDWDVHHGNGTQALVQAHPQIAYCSLHECPAYPYTGDGGDRGYYNNVLNLPMPSGSTGATYRAAFQDHVIPFLQQFKPDLLIISAGYDAHRQDPLSSIELEEADYGWMMHQCLQITPRIVVGLEGGYNLDALGRSVVATVRATVVDDAAPELPHKPQGIV; encoded by the coding sequence ATGTTTTCCCCTGTCTTTATCTATAGCGATCGCTTCCTCGAACACCGCTGCTGCCAGTTTCACTTTGAGCGACCCGAACGGTTAGTCGCCATCCATCAGCACTTACAGGCAGCATTTCCAGCGGCAGAATGGCGTGAACCCACCCCTGTTGGAGAAGGATTAACTCCGTGGTTGGAAAAGGTACATAGTCGAGTGTATTTAGAGCAATTAACGCGGATTGCGGCAGAGGGGGGCGGCTGGTTGGATCCCGATACCTACCTCAATGAGGTGAGCGATCGCGTGGCACGATTAGCCGTACAGGCTTGGCTCGATGGTGTGGATTTGGCAGTGCAACGGCAGCAACCCATTTTTATTTTATCGCGCCCCCCCGGCCACCATGCGTTACGGGAACGGGGAATGGGCTTTTGTCTCTTGGCCAATGGGGCGATCGCGGGCCATTATGCCCTCAGTCTGCCACGGATCACACGAGTCGCCATTCTCGATTGGGATGTCCACCACGGCAATGGTACCCAAGCACTGGTTCAAGCGCATCCTCAGATTGCCTATTGTTCGCTCCATGAGTGTCCTGCCTATCCCTATACGGGCGATGGGGGCGATCGCGGGTACTATAACAACGTCCTCAATCTGCCTATGCCCAGCGGCTCAACTGGAGCAACTTACCGAGCGGCTTTCCAAGATCACGTTATTCCCTTCTTGCAGCAGTTTAAACCAGATTTGCTCATCATTAGTGCTGGCTACGATGCCCACCGCCAGGATCCCCTTTCCAGCATTGAGCTAGAAGAGGCTGATTATGGCTGGATGATGCACCAGTGCTTGCAGATCACTCCCCGTATTGTTGTGGGTTTGGAGGGGGGATATAACCTTGATGCCTTGGGGCGATCAGTGGTTGCTACCGTACGGGCGACTGTTGTTGACGATGCTGCTCCAGAACTTCCTCATAAACCGCAAGGTATTGTTTAG
- a CDS encoding hybrid sensor histidine kinase/response regulator has product MPEPGVEETIRLQFLEEAQDYLQTIESGILELSHQPGVIDGVLRAAHSIKGGAAMMGFMSLSELAHRLEDFFKVLKSRPCEDVEVQHLLLKAVDQLQAVITLHRQGVEPNEGWWRTQVEPILDELQGRLGEPTAEDDLALLSGDDGQQMRVVLFETEVEACLQRLETVLQTPGQPCLKEELAIAAQELEGLGQMLELPQFAEFCASVSAYLEQPNCDVSEAGAHIIQQWRRCQALVITGQLEALPTHLETPEGHDQGDEEDEDQTIIDLPLANLNQELGVEDFASAEVEAFSLGDLLSPPPTPREAPSPTLEAETTPVTPQPQTQEPKEMTVRVPGHQLDQLSDLMGELLIECNGLDLQRERLHDLLVGLKQKVRALERANFRLRTEYDRVSAPHHFNPQNQHGFDVLEFDRYTDVHLLSQEVMETIVQVQEITSDLELSLEETERTGRDLNRTAKQLQARFTQVRMRPFADLANRYPRLIRELSREHGKNVNLEIEGSHVLIDRTVLSVLADPLLHLVRNAFDHGIEPAEERQALGKPPAGTITLKAAYRGNQTVITVADDGRGLNPEKIRQTARRLGLARDWLETASDRDLWQLIFEPGFSTASQVTSLSGRGVGMDVVRTNLRQIRGDIQIHSTPGQGTRFTITIPYTLSVVRVLLVEAAGMLLAVPTEEIEEMVLADRYPPIETLGSTLIDWEGYLIPLVDLTQIFHFQRPYRPVEMEGAPTINEPTLMIVSQGDSALALRVDRYWSEQEVTIRQVEGELALPKGFSGCTILGNGRIVPLLDPLALFDWSEQESSRVPVASPVAPSQDTVLVVDDSVNVRRFLASILEKAGYRVEQAKDGQEAIDKLQGGLHVNALICDIEMPRLDGFGVLTQIRRIPHCQNTPVMMLTSRTGQKHRQLAERLGAAAYFSKPFRESDLLATLDQLIRHA; this is encoded by the coding sequence ATGCCCGAACCCGGCGTTGAGGAAACGATTCGTCTCCAGTTCCTCGAGGAGGCTCAGGACTACCTGCAAACGATTGAGTCAGGGATACTGGAACTCTCCCACCAGCCGGGGGTGATCGATGGCGTGCTGCGGGCGGCTCATTCCATTAAAGGCGGCGCCGCAATGATGGGCTTTATGTCCCTCAGTGAGCTGGCTCATCGCCTTGAGGATTTCTTCAAGGTCTTGAAATCTCGACCCTGCGAGGATGTGGAGGTACAACACCTCCTGCTCAAGGCCGTGGATCAACTGCAAGCAGTCATTACCCTCCATCGCCAGGGGGTTGAACCCAATGAGGGCTGGTGGCGCACCCAAGTCGAGCCAATTTTGGATGAGTTACAGGGACGGCTGGGAGAGCCGACGGCAGAGGATGATCTGGCACTCCTCAGTGGCGATGATGGCCAGCAGATGCGGGTGGTTCTCTTTGAAACCGAGGTGGAAGCCTGCCTGCAACGCTTGGAAACCGTCCTGCAAACCCCCGGTCAACCCTGCCTCAAGGAGGAGCTGGCGATCGCTGCCCAAGAACTGGAAGGCCTAGGGCAAATGCTGGAGCTGCCCCAGTTTGCCGAGTTTTGTGCCTCCGTCAGTGCCTATCTGGAGCAGCCCAACTGTGATGTCAGCGAAGCGGGTGCCCACATTATTCAGCAATGGCGACGCTGCCAAGCCCTTGTGATTACTGGTCAACTGGAGGCTCTCCCCACGCATTTGGAAACCCCTGAAGGCCATGATCAAGGGGACGAAGAAGACGAGGATCAAACCATTATTGATTTGCCGCTGGCCAACCTCAATCAAGAATTAGGAGTCGAGGACTTTGCCAGTGCTGAAGTGGAGGCTTTCTCCTTAGGGGATTTATTGTCCCCCCCACCCACCCCTAGAGAGGCACCTTCCCCTACTCTAGAGGCTGAGACCACCCCAGTGACTCCCCAGCCCCAAACCCAAGAACCCAAGGAAATGACCGTGCGGGTGCCGGGGCATCAGTTGGATCAACTGAGTGATCTGATGGGGGAGTTGCTCATTGAGTGTAACGGTCTGGATCTACAACGGGAACGCCTCCATGATCTGCTAGTGGGTCTCAAGCAAAAAGTGCGTGCTCTTGAGCGTGCCAACTTTCGTCTGCGCACAGAGTATGACCGTGTCAGTGCCCCCCATCACTTTAATCCCCAAAATCAGCATGGCTTCGATGTCCTCGAGTTCGATCGCTACACCGATGTGCACCTGCTCTCCCAAGAGGTGATGGAAACCATTGTGCAGGTGCAGGAAATTACCAGCGATTTGGAATTGAGCCTAGAGGAAACCGAACGCACTGGCCGTGATCTCAACCGCACCGCCAAGCAACTTCAAGCTCGGTTTACCCAAGTGCGGATGCGCCCCTTTGCGGATCTGGCCAACCGCTATCCTCGCCTAATCCGTGAATTGAGTCGCGAGCATGGTAAAAATGTCAACTTAGAGATTGAGGGCAGCCACGTTCTCATTGACCGGACTGTATTGAGTGTGTTGGCGGATCCCCTCTTGCACCTTGTCCGCAATGCCTTTGATCACGGGATTGAACCCGCCGAGGAACGCCAAGCCCTTGGTAAACCCCCAGCGGGAACCATTACTCTAAAAGCGGCCTATCGCGGTAACCAAACCGTAATTACGGTGGCGGATGATGGCCGCGGTCTCAATCCAGAGAAAATTCGCCAAACGGCACGGCGATTGGGCTTAGCTCGGGACTGGTTGGAAACCGCGAGCGATCGCGACCTTTGGCAACTGATTTTTGAGCCGGGCTTTTCAACAGCCTCACAGGTAACTAGCCTCTCTGGACGCGGCGTAGGCATGGACGTAGTGCGCACCAACCTACGGCAAATTCGCGGTGACATCCAAATTCACAGTACCCCCGGCCAAGGCACGCGATTTACGATTACAATTCCCTACACCCTTTCGGTGGTACGGGTGCTCTTGGTGGAGGCCGCTGGCATGCTCTTGGCGGTGCCAACCGAAGAAATCGAGGAAATGGTACTGGCCGATCGCTACCCTCCGATCGAAACCCTTGGCTCAACCCTAATTGACTGGGAAGGCTATCTCATTCCCTTAGTTGATCTCACCCAGATTTTCCACTTTCAGCGTCCCTATCGTCCCGTGGAAATGGAGGGAGCACCCACAATTAACGAACCAACCCTGATGATTGTTAGTCAAGGGGACAGTGCCCTCGCCCTGCGGGTTGATCGCTATTGGAGCGAGCAGGAAGTCACCATTCGCCAAGTCGAAGGAGAATTAGCCCTCCCCAAGGGCTTTAGTGGCTGCACAATTTTGGGGAATGGCCGTATTGTCCCTCTATTAGATCCCCTCGCCCTTTTTGATTGGTCAGAACAAGAGAGTTCTCGTGTCCCTGTGGCTAGCCCCGTTGCCCCTAGCCAAGACACCGTCCTTGTGGTTGATGATTCAGTGAACGTGCGGCGCTTTCTTGCCAGTATCCTCGAAAAAGCGGGTTATCGGGTCGAGCAGGCCAAAGATGGTCAGGAGGCCATTGATAAGCTCCAAGGGGGACTACACGTCAACGCCCTCATTTGCGATATTGAAATGCCTCGTCTTGATGGGTTTGGCGTTCTCACCCAAATTCGCCGCATCCCCCACTGTCAAAACACCCCTGTCATGATGCTGACTTCGCGCACGGGTCAAAAACACCGCCAACTGGCAGAACGTCTGGGAGCAGCCGCCTACTTTAGCAAACCCTTCCGCGAAAGCGACCTCTTGGCCACCCTTGATCAGTTGATCCGCCATGCTTAA
- the pseG gene encoding UDP-2,4-diacetamido-2,4,6-trideoxy-beta-L-altropyranose hydrolase, giving the protein MSICMQRVGNIAIRVEANSEIGLGHLRRCLTLAKQLFEDGFCIYIISLSSISHDLLQGFHHICIRNMYESLAKSNIFPNNFNKELLDAECTLTAIKNLSIDWVVLDSYNLGISWEQRVAESGYKILVIDDFRNRAHYADIVLSDIDIPFNKNLLKKSTNCHQLVGLKYALIDSYFITAKNGHKDCTLQDNRKKILISYGGSDPTGETIKVLESIRLLMENHPRLKQEVSVDVVVGCFNSNFKIIKEISKNLDEVKIHYAPDSLANLLKNADIFLTSGGNSMIEGLFMQKTCLITTTSKNQILSVMCLLKKNSIYYLGHYNEVKSHTICDFLLKSIKDDSSSKINHNLVCDHLGASRVSRMLKLIMSK; this is encoded by the coding sequence ATGAGTATTTGCATGCAAAGAGTAGGTAATATTGCGATCAGGGTAGAGGCTAACTCAGAGATCGGCCTAGGACACTTACGACGTTGTTTAACCTTAGCAAAACAGTTATTTGAGGATGGCTTTTGTATCTACATTATTTCTCTTTCATCAATTAGCCACGATCTTTTACAGGGTTTTCATCATATTTGTATAAGAAATATGTATGAGAGTCTAGCCAAAAGTAATATCTTTCCTAATAATTTTAATAAGGAGTTACTTGATGCTGAATGTACACTAACAGCAATTAAAAACTTGTCAATTGATTGGGTAGTACTAGATAGTTATAATTTGGGGATTTCGTGGGAACAACGAGTTGCCGAATCTGGATATAAAATACTTGTGATTGATGATTTTCGTAATAGAGCACACTATGCAGACATAGTATTGAGTGATATTGATATTCCCTTTAATAAAAATCTGCTAAAAAAATCAACTAATTGTCATCAATTAGTAGGCTTAAAATACGCACTGATCGATTCATACTTTATTACTGCAAAAAATGGCCATAAGGACTGTACTCTACAGGATAACAGAAAGAAAATTCTGATTTCTTATGGTGGAAGTGATCCTACAGGAGAAACTATTAAAGTACTAGAATCAATAAGGCTTTTGATGGAAAATCACCCTAGACTTAAACAAGAAGTTAGTGTTGATGTAGTAGTTGGCTGCTTCAATTCAAATTTTAAAATAATCAAAGAAATTAGTAAGAACTTAGATGAAGTAAAAATTCATTATGCTCCCGATAGCTTAGCAAATCTACTTAAGAATGCTGACATTTTTTTAACTTCGGGAGGTAACTCTATGATAGAAGGTTTGTTTATGCAAAAAACTTGTTTAATTACAACAACAAGCAAAAATCAAATCCTCTCTGTTATGTGCTTACTTAAAAAAAATTCTATCTACTACTTAGGTCATTACAATGAGGTAAAGTCTCATACTATATGTGACTTTTTGTTAAAATCTATAAAAGATGATTCGAGTTCTAAGATCAACCACAATCTGGTATGTGATCATCTAGGGGCTAGCCGAGTAAGTCGCATGCTAAAGTTAATCATGAGCAAGTAA
- the pseF gene encoding pseudaminic acid cytidylyltransferase, with the protein MKIAIIPARGGSKRIPRKNIRNFCGKPMIAYAIAIAQDSGLFDRIIVSTEDPEIATIASQWGAEVPFVRPASLADDYTGTTQVIAHGIQVLKEQGCHPELVCCIYPAVPLLQADDLKAALNMLLSSNAPYVFPVTSFPSSIQRALRRHPSGQMEPFYPEYEQERTQDLEPAYYDAGQFYWGKTEAWLADISIHQHGIGLVIPQLRVVDVDTLEDWQRAEVLYKVLYSTQVVQDSC; encoded by the coding sequence ATGAAAATCGCGATTATTCCAGCGCGAGGGGGTAGCAAACGAATTCCCCGCAAAAACATCCGCAACTTCTGTGGAAAGCCGATGATTGCTTACGCGATCGCGATCGCTCAAGACTCTGGTTTATTTGATCGCATCATTGTTTCTACTGAAGACCCAGAGATTGCTACCATTGCTTCTCAATGGGGTGCAGAAGTTCCCTTTGTGCGGCCAGCTTCCCTAGCTGACGACTATACGGGCACCACACAAGTCATTGCCCATGGTATTCAAGTATTGAAAGAGCAGGGCTGTCATCCTGAGCTAGTGTGCTGCATTTACCCTGCTGTTCCGCTGCTACAGGCTGATGATCTCAAAGCTGCCTTGAACATGCTGCTTAGTTCTAATGCTCCTTATGTTTTTCCCGTGACGAGCTTTCCTTCTTCCATACAACGAGCTTTACGACGACATCCATCTGGTCAGATGGAGCCTTTTTATCCAGAGTATGAGCAAGAACGTACTCAGGATTTAGAACCTGCTTACTATGACGCAGGTCAATTTTATTGGGGCAAAACTGAAGCGTGGCTTGCAGACATTAGTATTCATCAGCACGGTATTGGTCTTGTCATTCCCCAGTTGCGGGTTGTAGATGTTGACACTTTGGAGGATTGGCAGCGTGCCGAAGTCCTGTATAAAGTACTGTACTCTACTCAAGTGGTGCAGGATTCATGCTAA
- a CDS encoding bifunctional 2-polyprenyl-6-hydroxyphenol methylase/3-demethylubiquinol 3-O-methyltransferase UbiG, with translation MNEYLQTNAHYWSGTYNAPNVESFIFRFYGRILKFDYGIDGQGHERLLDFGCGQGAALAFFDNLGFDCFGVDIAANDIAVARSRMPHIASQFAVIEPKPNPEQIFFGGDFDIVISIQTLDFLSNTDFDLAIRCLYNNMKVGSKIYASMNGWTHYYRNHGTYVGDGLWHVQFKTDRLDYDLYLNFVRDKEEMVKKFSLFKPIYLDYYDYSFREEGSELRYTFFGVKE, from the coding sequence ATGAATGAATATCTTCAAACAAATGCTCATTATTGGTCAGGAACTTACAACGCTCCAAACGTAGAGAGCTTTATTTTTAGGTTTTATGGCAGAATTCTAAAGTTTGACTACGGTATTGATGGCCAAGGACATGAACGTTTACTAGACTTTGGTTGTGGACAAGGTGCTGCCTTGGCCTTTTTTGATAATTTAGGATTTGATTGTTTCGGAGTTGATATTGCCGCTAATGATATTGCCGTTGCTCGTAGCAGAATGCCACACATTGCTTCACAGTTTGCTGTCATTGAACCTAAACCTAATCCAGAGCAGATATTCTTTGGAGGTGACTTTGATATAGTTATATCTATTCAAACTTTAGACTTTTTGTCGAATACAGATTTTGACTTAGCAATTAGGTGCCTCTATAACAACATGAAAGTTGGTTCCAAAATTTATGCTTCTATGAATGGATGGACGCACTACTATAGAAATCATGGGACTTATGTTGGGGACGGTTTGTGGCATGTCCAATTTAAGACTGACCGTTTAGACTATGATCTTTACCTTAACTTTGTGAGAGACAAGGAAGAAATGGTGAAGAAATTTTCCTTGTTTAAGCCTATTTATCTAGATTACTATGACTACTCTTTTCGTGAAGAAGGGAGCGAGTTGAGATATACTTTCTTTGGTGTTAAGGAGTGA
- a CDS encoding DUF29 domain-containing protein, translating into MSSLYETDFYAWTQQQATYLRQGKFELLDLENLSEEIEALGRQEKRELRSRLEVLLAHLIKWYYQPERRSKSWLYTIREQRRRIERHLRENPSLKPYLSEAIGISYETALDLVGQETPLDPEMLPQTCPFSEAQIFEEPLHL; encoded by the coding sequence ATGAGTAGCCTCTATGAAACCGACTTTTATGCTTGGACGCAACAGCAAGCCACATACCTCCGCCAGGGCAAATTTGAACTCCTCGACCTTGAGAACTTAAGTGAGGAGATTGAAGCCTTGGGCAGGCAGGAGAAGCGGGAACTGCGCAGCCGCCTTGAAGTGTTACTGGCTCACTTGATCAAGTGGTACTACCAACCTGAAAGACGCTCAAAAAGCTGGCTTTACACGATTCGTGAGCAACGACGTCGCATAGAACGCCACCTCAGGGAAAACCCCAGCCTCAAGCCCTACCTCTCAGAAGCAATTGGCATCAGTTATGAGACGGCTCTTGATTTAGTAGGACAAGAAACACCCCTTGACCCTGAAATGTTGCCCCAAACGTGCCCCTTTTCTGAAGCGCAAATTTTTGAAGAGCCGCTCCACCTCTAG